The following are from one region of the Halogeometricum sp. S3BR5-2 genome:
- a CDS encoding sulfatase-like hydrolase/transferase, protein MTLRDWAESTASDIRRRGIRGGGSEAFYQLQLGFYRRYYNARFRGNEESIFDREWDVMVVLDACRCDLIESVESEYGFLTGNGRFRSRGTHSKEWMRRNFVPEYRNVLSELAYVTGNIWTDEYVDPNGLAALDEVWRYAWDEQNGTVLPRSITERAVSVAREAEPERLLVHYMQPHAPSVPDPIGEGMNRPEMGGKWRAAPYLIRDGEASKERVMGSYRENLRYVLDEVELLLNNVDGEKVVITADHGEAFGEYGVYEHPFGMPFDMLRTVPWYVTSATDSRSLVPTLQPSTEQGDRREKLRALGYV, encoded by the coding sequence ATGACGCTGCGCGACTGGGCAGAGAGCACCGCGTCCGATATTCGGCGACGGGGAATCCGAGGCGGGGGCAGTGAAGCGTTCTACCAGCTTCAGTTGGGTTTCTACAGACGGTACTACAACGCTCGTTTCCGAGGGAATGAAGAGTCGATCTTCGACCGCGAGTGGGATGTCATGGTCGTACTTGACGCCTGCCGCTGTGATTTGATCGAATCAGTCGAGTCGGAGTACGGATTCCTCACGGGGAATGGGCGATTTCGTTCCCGGGGGACGCACTCGAAAGAGTGGATGCGGCGAAACTTCGTTCCGGAGTACAGAAACGTGCTTTCGGAATTAGCGTACGTAACGGGCAATATCTGGACAGACGAGTACGTGGACCCGAACGGTCTCGCAGCCTTAGATGAGGTCTGGCGATACGCGTGGGACGAGCAGAACGGAACAGTCCTTCCTCGGTCGATAACCGAGCGGGCTGTCTCGGTCGCCCGTGAAGCAGAACCTGAACGACTGCTCGTACACTACATGCAACCCCACGCACCCTCCGTTCCGGACCCCATCGGGGAGGGCATGAACAGACCTGAGATGGGGGGAAAGTGGCGTGCTGCACCGTATCTAATCCGCGACGGCGAAGCCTCCAAAGAGAGAGTCATGGGCTCGTATCGGGAGAACCTGCGATACGTACTTGACGAAGTTGAACTGCTGCTGAACAATGTTGACGGAGAGAAGGTAGTCATCACCGCAGATCACGGTGAGGCATTTGGTGAGTACGGCGTTTACGAGCACCCGTTCGGGATGCCGTTCGATATGCTCCGAACAGTTCCGTGGTACGTCACCTCTGCGACCGACAGTCGCTCGCTAGTTCCCACACTGCAGCCCAGTACTGAACAAGGCGACAGAAGAGAGAAGCTCAGAGCATTGGGATACGTTTGA